DNA from Acetobacter aceti NBRC 14818:
TTCGCTGGATTCAGACTGGCAGCCGGTAAAGGACGCCGCGAAGAGAATCGCCTACGCGGAAGATCGCGCCATCTTCGACGGTTATACGGCAGCGGGCATCGAAGGTATCCGCAAAGGCACTTCCAACGCCCATCTGAAGCTGCCTTCTTCCGCCAAGGACTATTCTTACGTCATTACCGAAGCGCTCGATGCCCTGCGTCTTGCAGGCGTAAACGGCCCCTATTCGATCGTTCTGGGTGCGCAGGCATGGCTAGCCGTGAACGGCGGCGATGATGAGGGCTATCCGGTCCGCAAGCACATCGAAAGCCTGATCGACGGAAAGCTCATCTGGGCTCCGGCCATCGAGGGCGCGTTTGTTGTCTCCATGCGTGGCGGTGATCTGGCACTGGATATCGGTCAGGATTTCTCGATCGGCTATCTGAGCCACACGGCGGAGACGGTCGAGCTCTATCTGCAGGAAAGCTTCGTTTTCCGTGTTCTGACCAGCGAAGCGACGGTCGCCATTGATGCGGCATCACAGCCGGTCGCTTGAACGTCGAAACCATTGGTCAGCCATGCCTTTTAATGTTTTGCAATGATCCGGAAATGATGTGAAACCTTCTGGAGCAAGTCATGCAGTTCTGCATGATCTCAGAAAAGGACACATCATGGCACACGACCGCGTACCCCACGCTTCCAGTTCGCTTCACGATCTGGCTCGCAAAGCGACACACTCCCCGAAGCTTCTGACGAAAGAAGAAGTTATTCTTCTTGCCGAGCATGTGCTGAAAGGTGGAGAGCACGCCACCGAGCAGGAGAAGGAAATCGCGAAAAAGGCGACCCATAATCCGGAAGGCATGGAAGCCAGCGAACTGGCTCTGCTTGGCAAAAAGACGCTTGACGTCAAATAAAGCAGTTTTCTGATTTCAGAACAGACAGGGGTGTATTTCTCATGAGAGACGCGCTCCTGTCTGTTTTGGTATTTGAATCCTGTGGTGATTTGCACGAAATTTTTTCATTGAAAACCATGCGAATAATGTCTTTCCTGAAATAGCCAATACCTTTGAAACATGAGGTCCAGGGCAGAGGAAAACATGCGCCTTCAGTCATCATGGGACCCACATCTACCGGACGGCAATACTTCTCCGGCGGAACGGCTTGCGGAAGCGATGGGTGCCGACATCCTTTCCGGAAAACTCAAGGTGGATGACCGCCTTCCCGCCCATCGGGATCTGGCGTGGCGGCTTGGCATCGGCATCGGCTCTGTCTCACGCGCCTATGCCATTCTTGAGCGTCGCGGACTGGTACGTAGCGTGCATGGTCGCGGCATGTTCGTCTCTGTCCGGCAGGAAAACTCCGGAACCAGATTTGACCTCGCCACGAACATGCCGCCACCGATGTTCAGCAACAGGGCATTGTCCAGCACTCTCAACAAACTGGCGAAACAGGTCGATCCGGATCTGTTCAATGTCTATCCACCGATCGCCGGGCATCCCGAACATCGCCGCATCATGGCGCACTGGCTTGCAGAACTGGGCGTGGAGGTCGTACCGGAAAACCTGCTTCTGACGGCAGGTGCGCAGCAGGCGCTCACTGTAGCTCTGAACGTAGTCCGGTCACATGTCACATACGCTGTGACGGAGGAGCAGACCTATCCCGGCATGCTTGGCGCCATGCGACAGAATCATCTGCCCGTTCATGCTGCCCGAATGGATGAGGAAGGAATACTTCCTGCCGCACTCGACAAGATTCTCCATAAAAATCGAAAAGAGCGCGCCGTCCTCTATCTCACGCCCACCATGCACAACCCGACCACAGCGACGATGGAGTTGCAGCGACGACAGGAGATTGTCGGTCTCTGCAGGAAATACGATGCTCTGATCATTGAAGACGGTGTGTATGTCTCCGGGCACAATCCGTCCCGGCCTTCTTTTCTTGAACTCGCGCCGGAACGCACGTTCCATGTCAGCAGTCTTTCCAAGATCCTCAGCCCGGGACTGCGTATCGGAGCACTCATTCCTCCGGCTGGTTACATGGAAGAATGCCTGCCTGCTCTTCTGGCTTCTTCGCTGATGATCGCCCCCCTGTCCTACGCCATGATGGCGCTGTGGATGCAGAACGGCACTGCGGAAAGCGTACGAAACGCCCTTCAGAACGAGGCCATTCGCCGTCAGGAGCTTGTTACCGCCAGCCTGCCTCAGGTCGTGCAGGCGCGTCATCACGCTTTTCATGCGTGGCTGCCCATGCCGCTAAAGCAAGCGGAGCGTGTCATCGCTCTGGCGCGAGACCTTGGTGTCTCCCTTCCCGCCGCAACATCCTTTCAGACGACAGAAGCGCCGCACAGCACTGGAATACGCCTCGCATTCGGGAGTGTATCGTTCCGAAGACTGCCCGAAGCGCTGAGGCTCTTACAGTCAGCCTGTCTCGACACAGAAGGAAAAGTGTCGCGTGACACTATACCGATATACTGAAAGTGTATCCTTCGAGTAGGCTCTTCCCACGCCACCATTCGGAGGGAAGCCCATGCCTGACACTACGCAGCATGTGACGGTCGTTGCATCCTTTCATGTGAAAGAAGAGCATCTCGACGCAATTCTGCCCGTCATGACGGCCTGCATCACGGCATCCCGTCTGGAAGCGACTAATCTTTTCTACACCTGCCGCCGCGATCTGAATGATCCGCTTCATTTCGTATTCATCGAACAGTGGCAAAGCGTGGCAGCGATTCACGAACATGAAAAGCAGCCCCATTTTCTCGCCATGAAGGCCGCGTTTGAGAAAGGCATGGAAGGCAGTCCAATGGTGACCATGCTCGAAGACGTGTCGGCCTTTTCCTGAAGCGGGATGACGCGGATCATGACGCCGCATGTCTATCTTCTCGGCACGGCCGACACGAAATCTGCTGAACTGACCTATCTGCGTTCCGTTCTTGCCAAGAACAGCATCGAAGCCCTAACCGTGGATGTCAGCACCAGCGAGACACCCTGTCCGGCAGACATCCCGGCGCAGGAAGTGGCAGCCCATCATCCGGATGGCGAAGCTGCCGTGTTCTGTGGAGAACGCGGTCAGGCGATCACCGCCATGTCCGTAGCACTGGAACGCTTCCTGCCGGGCCGCTCCGATCTGGCCGGTGTCATCGGCATCGGCGGCTCGGGTGGAACGGCCATCGTCGCACCGGCCATGCAGGCGTTGCCCATCGGGTTGCCGAAGATCCTGATTTCCACGGTCGCTTCCGGCAACATCAAACCCTATGTCGGCGAGTCCGATATCGCGATGGTTTATCCCGTCGTGGATTTGCAGGGGCTGAACCGTATTTCCCGCCCCATTCTCGCCAATGCGGCCAACGCCATGGCGGGCATGGTGCGCCATCCTTTTGTGGCTGCGCCAGAAACCCGTCCCGCAATCGGGATTACGATGTTTGGTGTGACAACGCCTTGTGTCACGGAAGCGGTCCGGGTGCTTGAGCCTGATTTCGAATGTCTGGTTTTCCACGCGACCGGCTCCGGTGGAAACTCAATGGAGCGCCTTGTCGCGCAGGGCGTTCTGCGGGGTGTGCTGGACATCACCACGACCGAGTTCTGTGATTTCGTCGCGGGCGGTATCTTCCCGTGCGACGCCTCCCGTCTCGATGTGATCGCCGAGACCAAGGTGCCGTATGTCGGGAGTTGCGGCGGCCTCGACATGGTCAATTTCGGTGCTGTGGAAACCGTGCCCAAGCGCTATCGTGACCGTGTTTTCGTGCGGCACAATCCGTTCATCACCCTCATGCGCACGACCGTTGATGAGTGCCGTGCAATGGGGCGTCTGATCGGCGAACGCCTCAATCGCTGTGACGGGCCTGTCCGGTTCTTTTACCCGGAGGGCGGGTTTTCACAACTCGACCGCCCGGATCAGCCTTTTTATGATCCGGCAGCGGATATGGCTTTCCGTGATGCTTTGCTTGAAACATTGCAACAGACAGCAGATCGCCGTTTCATCAGCCTGCCGCTCGCCATGAACGATCCTGCCTTTGCTCAGGTCATGGCAGGAGAACTTATCGATCTTTTCAAGGAGAATGACTTCCATGCCCCGGATTGAACGTAGCGCCATCCTGCATCGCCTGCGCGGACTGATCGCCGAACGCAAACCGATCGTCGGCGGCGGAGCCGGCACCGGTCTTTCCGCCAAATGCGAGGCGGCTGGTGGCATCGACCTGATCGTCATCTATAATTCCGGCCGCTACCGCATGGCGGGCCGCGGGTCACTCGCAGGACTTCTGGCCTATGGCAACGCCAACCAGATTGTCATGGACATGGCGCGTGAAGTGCTACCGGTCGTGCCGAACACGCCGGTTCTGGCTGGCGTCAACGGCACCGATCCGTTCGTGGATTTCGATGTATTCCTTGACGATGTGCGTCGCGTCGGTTTTTCCGGCATCCAGAACTTCCCGACGGTAGGTCTGATCGACGGAAACTTCCGCAAGAATCTGGAAGAAACGGGCATGAGCTACAGTCTTGAAGTGGACGTGGTCGCCCGCGCGCACAAGAAAGATCTGCTGACCACGCCTTATGTTTTCGATGTCGAGCAGGCAAAGGACATGGCCCGCGCGGGCGCCGATATTCTTGTAGCCCACATGGGGCTGACAACGGGCGGCAGCATCGGGGCTGAAACGGCCTTCACGCTGGACGATTGCATCAAGCTGATCAACGAGATTTCGGACGCGGCGAAAAGTGTGCGCGATGATGTGATCCTGCTCTGTCATGGCGGGCCTATCGCTATGCCTGCCGATGCGCAGAAAGTGTTGAGCGCATGCCCTGACTGTCACGGCTTCTACGGCGCTTCCAGCATGGAACGCCTGCCGACCGAGACCGCGCTGGTTGAGCAGACCCGTACCTTCAAGGCCATGACACGCTGACGTTTTCTACGGATACGCATCCGTGCAGGAGGTTTCTCTCATGAAGATTTCACGACGCCTCGCTCTCGTCGCTTCTCTGCTGCTTGCCGCAGGTTTTTCGACATTGCCTGCACGGGCGCAGTCCTATCCGGGTTCAGCGCTCCAGACGGTTTATTCGTCCGATCGCATCATGAACGCCGTAACGACCACAGACACAGGGCGTGTGTTCATGTCTTTCCCCTACTGGGGTGGTGGCGGTTCAGGTCCGACTGTAGGCGAACTCCTGCCGGATGGTTCAATGCGGCCTTTTCCGGATGCATCGTGGAACGACTGGGAACATTCGCATGATGCACTGACCAGCTTTGTCCGGGTCAACGCCATCCGTATCGGTCCGGACGGGCTGCTCTGGGTAGTCGACTCTGGTGAAGCGAATGTCGGAGGCAAGCCCAACCCGGCAAATGGCGCGGCCCCGAAACTGGTCGCCTTCGATCCCGCCACCGGACGTCCCGTGCATCTGATCGTGCTCCGTCAGGGGATCACGCGCTTCAGCTATGTTGATGATCTGCGTTTTCATAACAACACGCTAATTCTCACGGATGCCGGTGATCCAGGCCTGATTCTTGTCGATCTGCGTGATGGACATCAGCGCCGCGTTCTGGCGCATCAGCCCTGTGTGACGGACGAACGCCCGATGCGCGCCGAGGGGCAGATCCTGATGA
Protein-coding regions in this window:
- a CDS encoding family 1 encapsulin nanocompartment shell protein — encoded protein: MNNLHRHLAPISGAAWKEIEEEASRTLRRHLAGRRVVDTSEPHGEAFAGVGTGRFSTIETPDAGIRAVKREVLPLVELRVPFTLSREEIDAVDRGSLDSDWQPVKDAAKRIAYAEDRAIFDGYTAAGIEGIRKGTSNAHLKLPSSAKDYSYVITEALDALRLAGVNGPYSIVLGAQAWLAVNGGDDEGYPVRKHIESLIDGKLIWAPAIEGAFVVSMRGGDLALDIGQDFSIGYLSHTAETVELYLQESFVFRVLTSEATVAIDAASQPVA
- a CDS encoding aminotransferase-like domain-containing protein — encoded protein: MRLQSSWDPHLPDGNTSPAERLAEAMGADILSGKLKVDDRLPAHRDLAWRLGIGIGSVSRAYAILERRGLVRSVHGRGMFVSVRQENSGTRFDLATNMPPPMFSNRALSSTLNKLAKQVDPDLFNVYPPIAGHPEHRRIMAHWLAELGVEVVPENLLLTAGAQQALTVALNVVRSHVTYAVTEEQTYPGMLGAMRQNHLPVHAARMDEEGILPAALDKILHKNRKERAVLYLTPTMHNPTTATMELQRRQEIVGLCRKYDALIIEDGVYVSGHNPSRPSFLELAPERTFHVSSLSKILSPGLRIGALIPPAGYMEECLPALLASSLMIAPLSYAMMALWMQNGTAESVRNALQNEAIRRQELVTASLPQVVQARHHAFHAWLPMPLKQAERVIALARDLGVSLPAATSFQTTEAPHSTGIRLAFGSVSFRRLPEALRLLQSACLDTEGKVSRDTIPIY
- a CDS encoding putative quinol monooxygenase; translated protein: MPDTTQHVTVVASFHVKEEHLDAILPVMTACITASRLEATNLFYTCRRDLNDPLHFVFIEQWQSVAAIHEHEKQPHFLAMKAAFEKGMEGSPMVTMLEDVSAFS
- a CDS encoding Tm-1-like ATP-binding domain-containing protein encodes the protein MTRIMTPHVYLLGTADTKSAELTYLRSVLAKNSIEALTVDVSTSETPCPADIPAQEVAAHHPDGEAAVFCGERGQAITAMSVALERFLPGRSDLAGVIGIGGSGGTAIVAPAMQALPIGLPKILISTVASGNIKPYVGESDIAMVYPVVDLQGLNRISRPILANAANAMAGMVRHPFVAAPETRPAIGITMFGVTTPCVTEAVRVLEPDFECLVFHATGSGGNSMERLVAQGVLRGVLDITTTEFCDFVAGGIFPCDASRLDVIAETKVPYVGSCGGLDMVNFGAVETVPKRYRDRVFVRHNPFITLMRTTVDECRAMGRLIGERLNRCDGPVRFFYPEGGFSQLDRPDQPFYDPAADMAFRDALLETLQQTADRRFISLPLAMNDPAFAQVMAGELIDLFKENDFHAPD
- a CDS encoding phosphoenolpyruvate hydrolase family protein produces the protein MPRIERSAILHRLRGLIAERKPIVGGGAGTGLSAKCEAAGGIDLIVIYNSGRYRMAGRGSLAGLLAYGNANQIVMDMAREVLPVVPNTPVLAGVNGTDPFVDFDVFLDDVRRVGFSGIQNFPTVGLIDGNFRKNLEETGMSYSLEVDVVARAHKKDLLTTPYVFDVEQAKDMARAGADILVAHMGLTTGGSIGAETAFTLDDCIKLINEISDAAKSVRDDVILLCHGGPIAMPADAQKVLSACPDCHGFYGASSMERLPTETALVEQTRTFKAMTR
- a CDS encoding L-dopachrome tautomerase-related protein, with amino-acid sequence MKISRRLALVASLLLAAGFSTLPARAQSYPGSALQTVYSSDRIMNAVTTTDTGRVFMSFPYWGGGGSGPTVGELLPDGSMRPFPDASWNDWEHSHDALTSFVRVNAIRIGPDGLLWVVDSGEANVGGKPNPANGAAPKLVAFDPATGRPVHLIVLRQGITRFSYVDDLRFHNNTLILTDAGDPGLILVDLRDGHQRRVLAHQPCVTDERPMRAEGQILMTGNREARIHADQLEVSPDGETLYFQPSSGPMSKIATADLENKTLTDAQLNARVKPFYDTPTTGGTAIDRDGNLYVSDVDHLRILKITPEGQGSTFIADPRLVWGDALWITDKGALWIPAIQLNRTATFQHDGVSRVKLPVSIYAIDAHLKPSRRY